The following are encoded in a window of Streptomyces sp. Go-475 genomic DNA:
- the aroQ gene encoding type II 3-dehydroquinate dehydratase, whose protein sequence is MPRTLANAPIMILNGPNLNLLGQRQPEIYGSDTLADVEALCAKAAAAHGGTVDFRQSNHEGELVDWIHEARMNHCGIVINPGAYSHTSVAILDALNTCDGMPVLEVHISNIHQRETFRHHSYVSLRADGVIAGCGVQGYVFGVERVAALAGAGQADT, encoded by the coding sequence GTGCCCCGCACCCTGGCCAACGCCCCGATCATGATCCTCAACGGCCCCAATCTGAACCTGCTCGGCCAGCGCCAGCCGGAGATCTACGGCTCCGACACCCTCGCCGACGTCGAGGCCCTGTGCGCCAAGGCCGCGGCCGCGCACGGCGGCACGGTCGACTTCCGCCAGTCCAACCACGAGGGCGAGTTGGTGGACTGGATCCACGAGGCGCGCATGAACCACTGCGGCATCGTGATCAACCCGGGCGCCTACTCGCACACCTCCGTCGCCATCCTGGATGCCCTCAACACCTGTGACGGCATGCCGGTGTTGGAGGTCCACATCTCCAACATCCATCAGCGCGAGACCTTCCGGCACCACTCCTATGTCTCGCTGCGCGCCGACGGCGTCATCGCGGGCTGCGGGGTGCAGGGGTACGTGTTCGGCGTGGAGCGGGTCGCGGCGCTGGCGGGGGCGGGGCAGGCAGACACCTGA